The Sesamum indicum cultivar Zhongzhi No. 13 linkage group LG2, S_indicum_v1.0, whole genome shotgun sequence genome contains a region encoding:
- the LOC105178946 gene encoding uncharacterized oxidoreductase At4g09670-like yields the protein MAAADPPLTAVRFGIIGCANIARKVSRAILLSPNSTIVAIGSRSLEKAAAFAKNNGFPASAKAYGSYDAVLEDPDVDAVYIPLPTSLHLHWAVLAARKKKHVLLEKPVALNVGELDEILAACESSGVQYMDATMWMHHPRTAEMKGFLADERRFGQLKAVHSIFSYNSGADFLKTDIRVKPDLDALGALGDTGWYCIRAILWAADYQLPKTVTALRDAEFNEAGVILSCGASLQFEDGKIATFYCSFLSNLTMEISVLGANGYLRVHDFVIPFQESVGPFYVNANTKFAELSIGIEPSPTEHLVKTDLPQEARMVKEFSSLVRKITDHGSETEKKWPTISRKTQMVVDAVKASIDKDFQPIHVVY from the exons ATGGCCGCGGCTGACCCACCACTTACGGCGGTGCGCTTCGGGATCATCGGCTGCGCCAACATAGCACGCAAGGTTTCACGAGCAATTCTCCTCTCTCCCAACTCCACCATCGTCGCTATAGGCAGCCGCTCCCTGGAGAAAGCCGCCGCCTTCGCCAAGAACAACGGCTTCCCGGCCTCGGCCAAGGCGTACGGATCCTACGACGCCGTTCTGGAGGACCCGGACGTGGACGCCGTCTACATTCCGCTGCCGACGAGCCTCCACCTCCACTGGGCCGTTCTGGCGGCTCGGAAGAAGAAGCATGTTCTGCTGGAGAAGCCGGTGGCGCTGAACGTGGGGGAGCTGGATGAAATCCTGGCGGCGTGTGAATCCAGTGGGGTACAGTACATGGACGCTACCATGTGGATGCACCATCCCCGGACGGCTGAGATGAAGGGTTTTCTCGCCGATGAGCGACGGTTCGGGCAACTGAAAGCG GTACACAGCATTTTCTCGTACAATTCTGGTGCTGATTTTCTTAAAACCGATATTCGTGTGAAGCCAGACCTTGATGCGCTAGGTGCGTTAGGCGACACTGGCTGGTACTGTATCCGGGCAATTTTATGGGCTGCCGACTATCAACTACCAAAAACTGTGACTGCTTTGAGGGATGCTGAATTCAATGAGGCGGGCGTTATCCTGTCGTGTGGTGCTTCCTTGCAGTTTGAGGATGGCAAAATCGCAACATTCTATTGTTCGTTTCTGAGCAATTTAACCATGGAAATCAGCGTTCTTGGAGCTAATGGATACTTGCGTGTCCACGACTTTGTAATCCCTTTCCAAGAGAGCGTAGGGCCGTTTTATGTGAATGCAAATACGAAATTCGCTGAGCTATCAATTGGGATCGAGCCTTCACCAACTGAGCACCTTGTCAAGACCGATCTCCCCCAGGAAGCTCGTATGGTGAAGGAGTTCTCATCTTTAGTGAGGAAGATAACAGATCATGGTTCAGAAACTGAGAAGAAATGGCCAACAATTAGCAGGAAAACTCAAATGGTGGTGGATGCTGTTAAGGCGTCGATCGACAAGGATTTTCAGCCCATCCACGTTGTGTATTAG